The following are encoded in a window of Stigmatella erecta genomic DNA:
- a CDS encoding OmpA family protein translates to MRELAWTCVLAAALVATRAAGQTLSSPLVAFDAERLQLSAAATDSLLVDSGRLLSEGSYRLSLLANYERGILVLEGSDGESRSILHYRTSAWLMGAWSPVERLELSIRLPVILSQGGHGAETLEGVAEPASSGLGTPEVGGRYSLLRREEGAPVSLAVGFGVGLPGGRASAFGRQEHWAGFQLSPRVSLGREVGRFALGASVGARVRATEAEPGRDVGTELEQGLVVATRGDGLRGELALQVAESLVHPDVAVELLGGVRLPIGHGFELNALAGHGFTDIPGTPSWRAGVGIAWAHHPPLGDVCQGGRKHTPAQCPGNDEDGDSVPNKEDRCPLEAGAPDNRGCPDRDSDGDGVVDRLDRCLKEPGVQGRQGCPEPVSPSVREERLSLADRKIIFQVGLAEIQGDGARILDEVAELLKSRPDVSLRIEGHTDNTGPEQLNRSLSQERADAVRAYLIQRGIAGSRLEARGYGPSRPIASNDTQEGQSENRRVEFILTK, encoded by the coding sequence TTGCGTGAATTGGCATGGACCTGTGTGCTCGCCGCGGCCCTGGTAGCCACCCGCGCCGCGGGACAGACGCTCTCCAGCCCGCTGGTGGCGTTCGACGCGGAGCGCCTGCAGCTCAGCGCCGCCGCGACGGACTCGCTGCTGGTGGACTCGGGGCGGCTGCTCTCCGAGGGCAGCTATCGCCTCAGCCTCCTGGCCAACTACGAGCGGGGCATTCTGGTGTTGGAGGGCAGTGATGGGGAAAGCCGGTCCATCCTGCACTACCGGACGTCGGCCTGGCTCATGGGGGCCTGGTCTCCGGTGGAGCGCCTGGAGCTGTCCATCCGGCTCCCGGTCATCCTCTCCCAGGGCGGCCATGGGGCGGAGACGCTGGAAGGTGTCGCTGAGCCAGCGTCCTCGGGGCTGGGGACGCCGGAGGTGGGAGGGCGCTATTCGCTGCTCCGGCGCGAGGAGGGGGCGCCGGTGTCCCTGGCCGTGGGGTTTGGCGTGGGCCTCCCTGGAGGGCGGGCGAGTGCCTTCGGGCGCCAGGAGCATTGGGCCGGATTCCAGCTCTCACCCCGCGTCTCGCTGGGACGGGAGGTGGGAAGGTTCGCGCTGGGGGCCAGCGTGGGTGCGCGGGTGAGGGCGACGGAGGCCGAGCCGGGGCGCGACGTGGGCACCGAGCTGGAGCAGGGGCTGGTGGTGGCCACCCGGGGGGACGGTCTTCGCGGCGAGCTGGCGCTGCAGGTGGCGGAGTCGCTGGTGCACCCGGACGTGGCGGTGGAGCTGCTGGGAGGCGTGCGGCTGCCCATCGGACATGGCTTCGAGCTGAACGCGCTGGCCGGGCATGGCTTCACCGACATCCCGGGGACGCCCTCGTGGCGGGCAGGGGTGGGAATCGCCTGGGCTCACCACCCTCCGCTGGGGGATGTCTGCCAGGGCGGGCGGAAGCACACGCCCGCGCAGTGCCCTGGCAACGATGAGGATGGTGATTCCGTGCCCAACAAGGAGGACCGCTGTCCGCTGGAGGCGGGGGCGCCCGACAACAGGGGGTGCCCAGACCGGGACTCGGACGGTGATGGCGTCGTCGACCGGCTGGACCGGTGTCTGAAGGAACCGGGAGTGCAGGGCCGGCAGGGATGCCCCGAGCCTGTCTCGCCCTCGGTGAGGGAGGAGCGGCTCTCCCTGGCGGACCGAAAGATCATCTTCCAGGTAGGACTCGCCGAGATCCAGGGCGATGGCGCGCGCATCTTGGATGAGGTCGCCGAGTTGCTGAAGTCGCGGCCCGATGTCTCGCTCCGCATCGAGGGCCATACGGATAACACCGGACCGGAACAGCTCAATCGCTCCCTGAGCCAGGAGCGCGCGGATGCGGTACGGGCCTACCTCATCCAGCGTGGCATCGCGGGCTCACGCCTTGAGGCCCGAGGCTACGGTCCTTCGCGTCCCATCGCATCGAACGACACGCAGGAAGGCCAAAGCGAGAACCGCCGCGTGGAGTTCATCCTCACGAAGTGA
- the rho gene encoding transcription termination factor Rho, which produces MRKARSTKEKVESDPLPIEEERPKRRRTAAAKASDREETEKPARRRTRRVDEEEAPAAGAGERAAEAPRPVLTPIPRPVRDEEFQEARAVEAAEEPAAAPVSESSESPAITEVTRDGTPMQVIKLNDLKRMKITELAKMAHDFGIEGYQGLKKQDLIFALLSGIADKRFEVHAEGVLELLSDGFGFLRSADSDYQPSPDDIYVSPSQVRRFNLRPGDTVTGPIRQPREGERFFALQKVDRVNFADPMSEAARERILFDNLTPLYPTRKLKLEHEGSEMTTRIIDMFCPIGLGQRCLIVAPPKAGKTVLLQNIAHAIAKNHPDVYLLVLLVDERPEEVTDMERNVRGEVVSSTFDEPATRHVQVAEMVIDKAKRLVEQKYDVCILLDSITRLARAYNTVVPASGKILSGGVDANALHKPKRFFGAARNIEEGGSLTIIGTALVDTGSRMDEVIFEEFKGTGNSEIVLDRKLFEKRIFPCLDINKSGTRKEELLISQTDLIRTTALRQVLHPFTPIDAMEFVLKHMRPTASNVEFLGSMNR; this is translated from the coding sequence ATGCGCAAAGCCCGTTCCACCAAAGAAAAGGTCGAGTCCGATCCGCTCCCCATCGAGGAGGAGCGCCCCAAGCGCCGCCGCACGGCGGCCGCCAAGGCCAGCGACCGGGAAGAGACCGAGAAGCCCGCACGCCGCCGCACCCGCCGCGTGGACGAGGAAGAGGCCCCCGCGGCCGGCGCCGGCGAGCGGGCCGCCGAGGCCCCCCGCCCCGTGCTGACGCCCATCCCGCGCCCGGTGCGCGACGAGGAGTTCCAGGAGGCGCGCGCCGTGGAGGCCGCCGAGGAGCCCGCCGCCGCGCCGGTGTCCGAGTCCTCCGAGTCCCCCGCCATCACCGAGGTGACGCGCGACGGGACCCCCATGCAGGTCATCAAGCTCAATGACCTGAAGCGGATGAAGATCACCGAGCTGGCGAAGATGGCCCACGACTTTGGCATCGAGGGCTACCAGGGTCTGAAGAAGCAGGACCTCATCTTCGCGCTGCTCTCGGGCATCGCCGACAAGCGCTTCGAGGTCCACGCCGAGGGCGTGCTGGAGCTGCTGAGCGACGGCTTCGGCTTCCTGCGCAGCGCCGACAGCGACTACCAGCCGAGCCCCGACGACATCTACGTCTCCCCCTCCCAGGTGCGCCGCTTCAACCTGCGGCCGGGCGACACGGTGACCGGCCCCATCCGCCAGCCCCGCGAGGGCGAGCGCTTCTTCGCGCTGCAGAAGGTGGACCGGGTCAACTTCGCCGACCCCATGTCCGAGGCGGCGCGCGAGCGCATCCTCTTCGACAACCTCACGCCGCTCTACCCCACGCGCAAGCTGAAGCTGGAGCACGAGGGGTCGGAGATGACGACGCGCATCATCGACATGTTCTGCCCCATCGGCCTGGGCCAGCGCTGCCTCATCGTGGCGCCGCCCAAGGCGGGCAAGACCGTGCTCCTGCAGAACATCGCGCACGCCATCGCCAAGAACCACCCGGACGTGTACCTGCTGGTGCTGCTCGTGGACGAGCGCCCCGAGGAAGTCACGGACATGGAGCGCAACGTGCGCGGCGAGGTGGTCTCCTCCACCTTCGACGAGCCGGCCACGCGCCACGTGCAGGTGGCCGAGATGGTCATCGACAAGGCCAAGCGCCTGGTCGAGCAGAAGTACGACGTGTGCATCCTGCTGGACTCCATCACCCGCCTGGCGCGCGCCTACAACACGGTGGTGCCGGCCTCCGGAAAGATTCTCTCCGGCGGTGTGGACGCCAACGCGCTGCACAAGCCCAAGCGCTTCTTCGGCGCCGCGCGCAACATCGAGGAGGGGGGCAGCCTCACCATCATCGGCACCGCGCTCGTGGACACCGGCAGCCGCATGGACGAGGTGATCTTCGAGGAGTTCAAGGGCACCGGTAACTCGGAAATCGTCCTGGACCGCAAGCTCTTCGAGAAGCGCATCTTCCCGTGCCTCGACATCAACAAGTCCGGCACGCGCAAGGAAGAGCTGCTCATCTCCCAGACGGACCTCATCCGCACCACCGCGCTGCGGCAGGTGCTGCACCCGTTCACGCCGATCGACGCGATGGAGTTCGTGCTCAAGCACATGCGCCCCACCGCCTCCAACGTCGAGTTCCTCGGTTCGATGAACCGCTAG
- a CDS encoding (2Fe-2S)-binding protein has translation MPVYSFTLNGETVSVEAPADMPLLWVLRDMLRVTGPKYGCGVGVCGACTSHLDGNAFRPCIQPVSGVAGHQVTTIEGLGGETLHPVQQAWIDEDVAQCGFCQPGQIMTAVAFLRQNPHPTGEAIDAAMSENVCRCGTYCRIRKAIQRAALSTPEPSR, from the coding sequence ATGCCGGTCTACTCATTCACGCTCAATGGAGAGACCGTGTCGGTGGAGGCCCCCGCGGACATGCCCCTGCTCTGGGTCCTAAGGGACATGCTGCGGGTGACGGGGCCCAAGTATGGCTGCGGGGTGGGCGTGTGCGGCGCATGCACCAGCCACCTCGACGGCAACGCCTTCCGTCCGTGCATTCAGCCCGTCAGCGGCGTGGCCGGTCACCAGGTCACCACCATCGAGGGGCTCGGAGGGGAGACGCTTCACCCCGTCCAGCAAGCGTGGATAGACGAGGATGTCGCTCAGTGCGGCTTCTGCCAGCCCGGACAAATCATGACCGCGGTGGCCTTTCTCCGGCAGAACCCACATCCCACCGGCGAAGCCATCGACGCGGCCATGAGCGAAAACGTGTGCCGCTGTGGCACCTATTGCCGGATCCGAAAGGCCATTCAGCGTGCTGCGCTATCGACGCCCGAACCTTCCCGGTAA
- a CDS encoding AI-2E family transporter yields the protein MLHPDEAMAPAEPRKRLIILACLWVAIAGVLFAFRSVVMPFAGAALIAYLVQPLVARITRWKVAGRPIPRWVAILLIYALFFLGVYLFFIALVPQLYRELARISRDGLAFAHSLTPEYVQSLAHRAEEWLGNYGLPIALSNRAVEGTDASLGGFGFEVDLAQLLKDAAERLSVLVQENLGNIVNVSKRIIGGVLASVFMMFFILMVAAFFSIDANAILRYFSTLIPASYAADAALLLERIDRSLSGVVRGQVTICLVNGALTAIGLLLFGVKFAFLLATIATLFSLIPIFGTIISSVPIVLIALAEGFQKGLAILLWIIGIHALEAYFLNPKIMGQAARIHPVIVAFSLIAGESLYGLVGALFAVPVAALFVACFDYARLKAQPRLATSSEPPAP from the coding sequence ATGCTGCATCCCGACGAAGCGATGGCTCCCGCGGAGCCCCGCAAGCGGCTCATCATCCTGGCGTGCCTGTGGGTGGCCATCGCGGGGGTGTTGTTCGCGTTCCGCTCGGTGGTGATGCCCTTCGCGGGTGCGGCGCTCATCGCCTACCTCGTCCAGCCCCTGGTGGCCCGCATCACCCGGTGGAAGGTGGCGGGCCGTCCCATCCCCCGGTGGGTGGCCATCCTGCTCATCTATGCCCTGTTCTTCCTGGGCGTGTACCTGTTCTTCATCGCGCTGGTGCCCCAGCTGTACCGGGAGCTGGCGCGCATCAGCCGGGACGGGCTGGCCTTCGCCCACTCGCTCACGCCCGAGTACGTCCAGTCGCTCGCGCACCGCGCCGAGGAGTGGCTGGGCAACTATGGCCTGCCCATCGCGCTGTCCAACCGCGCCGTGGAGGGGACGGACGCCTCCCTGGGCGGGTTTGGCTTCGAGGTGGACCTGGCCCAGCTCCTCAAGGATGCCGCGGAGCGGCTGTCCGTGCTCGTCCAGGAGAACCTGGGCAACATCGTCAACGTCTCCAAGCGCATCATCGGCGGGGTGCTCGCCAGCGTCTTCATGATGTTCTTCATCCTGATGGTGGCCGCGTTCTTCTCCATCGACGCGAACGCCATCCTCCGCTACTTCAGCACCCTCATCCCGGCCAGCTACGCCGCCGACGCGGCCCTGCTCTTGGAGCGCATCGACCGCTCGCTGTCGGGGGTCGTCCGGGGCCAGGTCACCATCTGCCTGGTGAACGGCGCGCTCACGGCCATCGGGCTGTTGCTGTTCGGGGTGAAGTTCGCCTTCCTGCTGGCCACCATCGCCACGCTCTTCAGTCTCATCCCCATCTTCGGCACCATCATCAGCTCGGTGCCCATCGTGCTCATCGCCCTGGCGGAGGGCTTTCAGAAGGGGCTGGCCATCCTGCTGTGGATCATCGGCATCCACGCGCTGGAGGCGTACTTCCTCAACCCGAAGATCATGGGCCAGGCGGCGCGCATCCACCCGGTCATCGTGGCGTTCAGCCTCATCGCCGGCGAGAGCCTCTATGGGCTGGTGGGCGCGCTGTTCGCCGTGCCCGTGGCGGCCCTCTTCGTGGCGTGCTTCGACTACGCGCGCCTCAAGGCCCAGCCGCGGCTGGCCACGTCCTCCGAGCCTCCGGCGCCCTGA
- a CDS encoding kelch repeat-containing protein, whose protein sequence is MQPGWVSGRLLFVVLCGVFVLACEETGPLSSSAEAVALARASFPEFASGGTASPGARLAPASAAQDPALTARFTGSGSLTLTAHGLTFQVEQPSGPGGVPALRWEKEVAFAGERHFWFPVGASTEVDQGWRTSRIEEAWGLDGAGGLHRAEYHVTLPPSVRRLHDAGEYVEFLDVRGRPVLRFHPSEVRDARGQSRRGKVHLSGVRESLRAKVFEAEGARVALITEVSLEGLTAPLVVAPGWSSTASMASARAQHASLLLPDGSVLAAGGVNRNGFVSSAERFDPETGTWASAGSPGIQGNIMSAVLLPTGRAFALSDGSASARLYDAATNVWSSTGAMSVTRSLNTVTLLSSGQVLVVGGSNLNTAELYDAATNTFTATSPMSVARRAHTATLLRDGRVLVASGFNNVVGEVPVAELYDPATGTWSLAAPPGVPRHYASATLLPDGRVLFAGGFTNAGVTQHAELYDPVANTWTATGALIHPRNGHAATLLPSGKVLVQGGSDSARNAQPVSELYDPATGTWAASSTAAVARENATATLLTGGQVLAAGGYSSNPSLTFYSNVELYEASSGRWAPAGNLVQGRGSSAVLLPSGQVLAAGGRGAGGVLATAERYTRASNAWAPAASLATARERATLSLLPSGRVLATGGGNGVGPLASAEQYDPVADAWSPAGSMTAARDGHTATVLGSGRVLVVGGAGTGAAELYDPAANTWSSAGTAATPRSRHAAVLLHDGRVLAVGGENGGAPLASAELYDPVSNTWAPAAGLSQARASFTLTVLPSGRVLAVAGTSPSTELASAEVYDPASNTWAPAGTLAGPRALHSASLLPSGRVLVSGGQGPGGAVLATAELYDGAANTWKPAPGLAAQRLRFHTAVLPSNEVLALGGQGAGGAWLASAELYEDTGAQPAWRPGVTGPGEVLRACTARITGTLFRGISGASSGDFKDSATNFPLVRLQAAEGHRLWTLPGTEMSANGVTVAIPDSVTPGTYALSVFANAIGGGRMVTVVQNTAPVAQDLTVSTPEGVPVNLSLVATDAEAGPPLAFVIVTPPAHGTLSGTPPSVTYTPEPGYRGPDSFTFRARDCGLDSNVATVTLNVTSPRPPDITCPADAVVEATGPEGAPVTYPPATATDGITGNPTVTYSPPQGSTLPLGNTLVTATAEDAKGHQATCTFQVTVRDTTPPALSCPEDVQVRLDEPGDTPVPYALPEPVDLVSSSTVTASPESGSRFPKGVTRVTVTATDAAGNSAQCAFNVAVQARVVSIAGGSCQAAGGGASAALAVLSVLATWAGRHRRRERGTP, encoded by the coding sequence ATGCAGCCAGGTTGGGTCTCGGGACGACTCCTCTTCGTGGTGCTCTGCGGTGTCTTCGTGCTCGCCTGCGAGGAGACGGGCCCCCTTTCATCCTCGGCGGAAGCAGTCGCCCTGGCGCGGGCCTCCTTCCCCGAGTTCGCCTCCGGCGGGACGGCCTCTCCCGGAGCCCGCCTCGCGCCTGCTTCCGCCGCGCAGGACCCTGCGCTCACGGCCCGGTTCACTGGGAGCGGCTCGCTCACGCTGACGGCACACGGGCTGACCTTCCAGGTCGAACAGCCATCCGGCCCCGGCGGAGTTCCGGCGCTGCGCTGGGAGAAGGAGGTGGCCTTCGCGGGCGAGCGGCACTTCTGGTTCCCGGTAGGCGCGTCCACGGAAGTGGACCAGGGCTGGCGGACCTCGCGCATCGAGGAGGCCTGGGGCCTGGACGGCGCCGGGGGACTCCACCGCGCGGAGTACCACGTCACGCTCCCGCCCTCGGTGCGCCGCCTTCATGACGCCGGTGAGTACGTGGAGTTCCTCGACGTGAGGGGGCGTCCCGTCCTTCGCTTCCATCCCTCCGAGGTGCGCGACGCGCGCGGCCAGTCCCGCCGGGGAAAGGTGCACCTGTCCGGCGTGCGCGAGTCCCTGCGCGCCAAGGTGTTCGAGGCCGAGGGGGCTCGCGTGGCGCTCATCACCGAGGTCTCTCTGGAGGGGCTCACCGCGCCGTTGGTGGTGGCTCCAGGCTGGTCGTCGACGGCCAGCATGGCGAGCGCGAGGGCCCAGCACGCCTCGTTGCTCCTGCCCGACGGCAGCGTCTTGGCCGCGGGCGGCGTCAACCGGAACGGGTTCGTGTCTTCCGCCGAGCGCTTCGACCCGGAGACCGGCACCTGGGCCTCCGCCGGAAGTCCTGGCATCCAGGGCAACATCATGTCGGCCGTTCTGCTTCCCACGGGGAGGGCTTTCGCCCTGTCGGACGGGAGCGCGTCGGCACGCCTCTATGATGCCGCGACGAACGTCTGGTCCTCCACGGGGGCCATGTCCGTGACTCGCAGCCTGAACACCGTGACCCTCCTGTCCTCGGGGCAGGTGCTCGTCGTGGGAGGCTCCAACCTGAACACGGCGGAGCTCTATGACGCCGCGACGAACACCTTCACCGCCACCAGCCCCATGTCCGTTGCCCGCCGGGCCCATACCGCCACCTTGCTGCGGGACGGCCGGGTGCTGGTGGCCAGCGGCTTCAACAACGTCGTGGGCGAGGTGCCCGTCGCGGAACTCTATGACCCCGCCACAGGGACCTGGTCCCTGGCGGCGCCTCCCGGGGTTCCCCGGCACTATGCGAGCGCGACGTTGCTCCCCGATGGCCGTGTCCTCTTCGCCGGAGGCTTCACGAACGCAGGGGTCACCCAGCACGCGGAGCTGTATGACCCGGTGGCCAACACGTGGACCGCCACCGGCGCGCTCATTCATCCGCGAAACGGGCATGCGGCCACGCTGCTGCCCAGTGGCAAGGTCTTGGTCCAGGGAGGCTCGGACTCGGCGCGCAACGCGCAGCCCGTGTCGGAGCTGTATGACCCGGCGACGGGGACCTGGGCCGCCTCGAGTACAGCGGCGGTGGCTCGCGAGAATGCCACCGCCACCCTGCTGACGGGCGGCCAGGTGCTGGCCGCTGGGGGCTACAGCTCGAACCCGAGCCTGACCTTCTATTCGAATGTGGAGCTCTACGAGGCCTCCAGCGGCCGCTGGGCTCCGGCCGGCAATCTCGTGCAGGGCCGGGGCTCCTCCGCCGTGCTGCTGCCCTCGGGCCAGGTGCTGGCCGCGGGGGGGCGGGGCGCGGGTGGCGTGCTCGCGACGGCGGAGCGCTACACGCGCGCGAGCAACGCCTGGGCTCCTGCCGCCTCCCTGGCCACCGCGCGTGAGCGCGCCACGCTGAGCCTGTTGCCGTCCGGCCGGGTGCTCGCCACCGGAGGAGGCAATGGCGTGGGGCCGCTGGCCTCGGCGGAGCAGTACGACCCCGTGGCCGACGCCTGGTCACCCGCGGGTTCGATGACGGCCGCCCGGGATGGGCATACCGCGACGGTGCTCGGCTCGGGCCGGGTGCTCGTGGTGGGCGGCGCGGGCACGGGGGCCGCGGAGCTGTATGACCCGGCCGCCAATACGTGGAGTTCCGCCGGGACAGCCGCCACGCCCCGCTCGCGTCATGCGGCCGTGCTGCTGCATGACGGCCGGGTTCTGGCCGTGGGGGGCGAGAACGGGGGCGCGCCCCTGGCCTCGGCGGAGCTGTATGACCCGGTCTCCAACACGTGGGCCCCGGCGGCGGGCCTCTCGCAGGCACGGGCCTCCTTCACCCTGACGGTGCTGCCTTCGGGCCGGGTCCTGGCGGTGGCGGGGACCTCGCCCTCGACGGAGCTGGCCTCGGCGGAGGTGTATGATCCGGCCTCCAACACCTGGGCCCCGGCGGGGACCCTGGCGGGCCCGCGCGCATTGCATTCGGCCTCACTGCTGCCCTCGGGCCGGGTGCTCGTCTCGGGAGGCCAAGGGCCAGGGGGCGCGGTACTCGCCACCGCGGAGCTGTACGACGGTGCGGCCAACACCTGGAAGCCCGCGCCGGGCCTCGCTGCCCAGCGGCTGCGTTTCCATACGGCCGTGCTGCCCTCGAATGAGGTGCTCGCGCTGGGAGGGCAGGGCGCTGGGGGCGCGTGGCTGGCCAGTGCCGAGCTGTACGAGGACACCGGGGCGCAGCCAGCATGGCGTCCGGGGGTAACAGGGCCTGGCGAGGTCCTGCGCGCCTGCACGGCTCGGATCACCGGCACGCTGTTCCGGGGCATCTCCGGAGCCAGCTCGGGAGACTTCAAGGACTCCGCGACGAACTTCCCGCTGGTGCGGTTGCAGGCGGCCGAGGGGCACCGGCTCTGGACGTTGCCGGGCACCGAGATGTCCGCCAACGGCGTGACGGTGGCCATTCCCGACAGCGTCACGCCGGGCACCTATGCGCTCTCCGTCTTCGCCAACGCGATCGGCGGCGGGCGGATGGTGACGGTGGTGCAGAACACCGCTCCGGTGGCGCAGGACCTGACGGTCTCCACGCCGGAAGGCGTCCCCGTGAACCTGTCGCTGGTGGCAACGGATGCCGAGGCGGGACCTCCGTTGGCGTTCGTCATCGTCACCCCGCCGGCTCATGGGACGCTGAGCGGTACGCCGCCCTCCGTCACCTACACGCCCGAGCCGGGCTACAGGGGGCCAGACAGCTTCACCTTCCGGGCGCGGGACTGCGGCCTGGACAGCAACGTCGCCACCGTGACGCTCAACGTGACCTCCCCGAGGCCTCCGGACATCACCTGCCCGGCGGACGCCGTGGTGGAGGCGACAGGGCCTGAGGGGGCTCCGGTGACGTACCCCCCCGCCACCGCGACCGACGGCATCACCGGGAATCCCACGGTGACGTATTCGCCGCCGCAGGGGAGCACCCTGCCGCTGGGGAACACCCTGGTGACCGCGACGGCGGAGGATGCGAAGGGCCATCAGGCGACGTGCACGTTCCAGGTGACGGTGCGGGACACGACGCCCCCGGCGCTGAGCTGTCCGGAGGACGTGCAGGTGCGCTTGGACGAGCCGGGGGACACCCCCGTGCCGTATGCGCTGCCGGAGCCGGTGGACCTCGTTTCCTCCTCCACGGTCACCGCGTCGCCGGAGTCCGGCTCCCGCTTTCCCAAGGGGGTGACCCGCGTCACCGTCACCGCGACGGATGCCGCCGGAAACTCCGCGCAGTGCGCGTTCAACGTCGCCGTTCAGGCCCGGGTGGTGTCGATTGCCGGCGGCAGCTGCCAGGCCGCTGGCGGAGGCGCGAGCGCGGCGCTGGCCGTGCTGTCGGTCCTCGCCACCTGGGCGGGGCGCCATCGCCGCCGGGAGCGTGGCACCCCGTGA
- a CDS encoding xanthine dehydrogenase family protein molybdopterin-binding subunit, translating to MQDAKTPEVAAPVRMDRRQLLTWVVASPTLVIAARLDLDSAPEEVTPPVEETPFDLYISLREDGRIIAALPRTEMGQGITTGVAMLVAEELDADLNTVEVHTTDASPHWLIQLTGMSSTMRYLAAPLRAAAAGARARLVTAAAHRWHLPAWKLSTAHGEVLAPDGRKAGYGALAREAARVWLPEVPSQPKEAAQYTVVGRPTGRIDARDIVTGAARYTLDLEVPGTVATVVARPPTLRGSVQAYDASVAVAMPGVLGVVPLPTGVAVAAQNFAQALAARDALRISWGPGPASHLSDADIRARLREATDGAVLPPPLTVRTLEARFDFPYLAHAPMETQSCVARVSADSAEIWSGGQDPKFTRHEVAAALGWALAPQRVTVHTVRAGGGFGRRFFPEAAVEAARVSRALGRPVKLMWTRNDDMRHGRYRPASHHRLHAFLGPGGLILGWHHRAAIPTVELPHGFGDAVTAIVGRVLPEVTSAVFFELTQRFPYRFGLLPLQHLREVSLPIPTASFRSVFSSQVAVANELFVDQLARGLGRDPVELRRAFLASDRLKAVLNKVTLEGEWGRALPPGVAQGVAVHEEWDSAIAHLVEVDVTGEAPRVVRVVIAADVGLPINPKSIENQLQGATVDAMSTTLSAGLHIDAGAVREGSFADYRWLRMKHVPAEMQVHLVRSDDRVGGVGELGYPSAAAAVANALAWATGTLPTRFPVLDPGA from the coding sequence ATGCAGGACGCGAAGACGCCAGAGGTGGCCGCCCCCGTCAGGATGGATCGCCGCCAACTTCTGACGTGGGTGGTGGCCTCTCCCACGCTGGTCATCGCCGCGCGGTTGGACCTCGACAGCGCACCCGAGGAGGTCACTCCTCCCGTGGAAGAGACACCGTTCGATCTCTACATCTCCCTCCGGGAGGACGGGCGCATCATCGCGGCGCTGCCCCGCACCGAGATGGGCCAGGGCATCACCACGGGCGTGGCGATGCTGGTCGCGGAGGAACTCGACGCGGACCTGAACACGGTGGAGGTGCACACCACCGATGCGAGCCCACACTGGCTCATCCAGCTCACCGGCATGTCCTCGACGATGCGATACCTCGCGGCCCCCTTGCGCGCCGCTGCGGCGGGAGCCCGGGCGCGGCTGGTCACCGCCGCCGCCCACCGGTGGCACCTGCCCGCCTGGAAGCTCTCCACGGCCCACGGCGAGGTGCTCGCCCCCGACGGCCGGAAGGCAGGCTACGGCGCCCTGGCGCGGGAGGCTGCCCGGGTGTGGCTGCCCGAGGTGCCGTCTCAGCCGAAAGAGGCCGCGCAGTACACGGTGGTGGGCCGCCCTACCGGCCGCATCGATGCCCGGGACATCGTCACGGGTGCGGCCCGCTACACGCTCGACCTGGAGGTCCCCGGCACCGTGGCGACGGTAGTGGCCCGGCCCCCTACGCTGCGGGGCTCCGTCCAGGCCTACGATGCCTCGGTGGCGGTGGCGATGCCCGGCGTGCTCGGCGTGGTCCCGCTTCCCACGGGGGTGGCGGTTGCCGCCCAGAACTTTGCTCAGGCGCTCGCGGCCCGCGATGCCCTGCGGATCTCCTGGGGGCCAGGACCCGCGAGCCACCTCTCCGACGCGGACATCCGGGCGCGGCTGCGCGAGGCCACGGACGGCGCCGTGCTCCCTCCACCGCTCACGGTGCGGACCCTCGAGGCGCGCTTTGACTTTCCCTACCTCGCGCACGCCCCGATGGAGACCCAAAGCTGCGTGGCCCGGGTGAGCGCGGACAGCGCCGAGATCTGGTCGGGTGGCCAGGATCCGAAGTTCACCCGGCACGAGGTGGCCGCGGCGCTTGGCTGGGCCCTCGCGCCCCAACGGGTGACGGTGCACACCGTGCGAGCCGGGGGCGGGTTCGGCCGAAGGTTCTTCCCCGAGGCCGCGGTGGAAGCCGCCCGGGTCTCCCGAGCCCTCGGGCGGCCGGTGAAGTTGATGTGGACCCGCAACGACGACATGCGGCATGGCCGTTACCGGCCCGCCAGCCACCACCGGCTCCACGCCTTCCTGGGGCCCGGGGGGCTCATCCTCGGCTGGCACCACCGCGCCGCCATCCCCACCGTGGAGCTTCCCCACGGGTTCGGAGATGCCGTCACCGCCATCGTCGGAAGGGTGCTGCCAGAGGTCACCAGCGCGGTGTTCTTCGAGCTGACCCAGCGCTTCCCTTACCGCTTCGGGCTGTTGCCCCTGCAGCACCTGCGGGAGGTTTCCCTGCCCATCCCCACGGCCTCGTTCCGCTCCGTGTTCAGCAGCCAAGTGGCCGTGGCCAACGAGCTCTTCGTCGACCAGCTCGCGCGAGGCCTCGGAAGGGATCCGGTCGAACTGCGGCGCGCCTTTCTCGCATCGGACCGGCTCAAGGCCGTGCTGAACAAGGTGACGCTCGAAGGCGAGTGGGGCCGGGCCCTGCCGCCTGGGGTCGCCCAGGGCGTGGCCGTGCACGAGGAGTGGGACAGCGCCATCGCCCACCTGGTCGAGGTCGACGTGACGGGCGAAGCGCCCCGGGTGGTGCGCGTCGTCATCGCCGCCGACGTGGGCCTGCCCATCAATCCCAAGAGCATCGAGAACCAGCTCCAAGGCGCCACGGTCGACGCGATGTCCACGACGTTGAGCGCCGGCCTCCACATCGACGCGGGCGCGGTGCGGGAGGGCAGCTTCGCCGACTACCGGTGGCTTCGCATGAAGCACGTTCCCGCGGAGATGCAGGTCCACCTTGTCCGGTCGGATGATCGCGTGGGCGGGGTGGGCGAGCTGGGCTATCCCTCTGCGGCGGCTGCCGTGGCCAATGCGCTGGCCTGGGCAACGGGCACCCTTCCCACCCGCTTTCCCGTCCTCGACCCAGGAGCCTGA